A DNA window from Pyrus communis chromosome 3, drPyrComm1.1, whole genome shotgun sequence contains the following coding sequences:
- the LOC137727296 gene encoding large ribosomal subunit protein uL2x, giving the protein MGRVIRAQRKGAGSVFKSHTHHRKGPARFRSLDFGERNGYLKGVVTEIIHDPGRGAPLARVSFRHPFRYKKQNELFVAAEGIYTGQFIYCGKKANLVVGNVLPLRSIPEGAVVCNVEHHVGDRGTLARASGDYAVVISHNPDNDTSRIKLPSGAKKIVPSGCRAMIGQVAGGGRTEKPMLKAGNAYHKFRVKRNCWPKVRGVAMNPVEHPHGGGNHQHIGHASTVRRDAPPGQKVGLIAARRTGRLRGQAAANISKADK; this is encoded by the exons ATGGGGAGAGTCATCAGAGCTCAGCGTAAGGGTGCCGGCTCCGTCTTCAAGTCCCACACCCACCACCGCAAGGGTCCGGCCCGCTTCCGGAGCCTCGACTTCGGCGAGCGCAACGGCTACCTCAAGGGCGTCGTCACCGAGATCATCCACGACCCCGGTCGTGGTGCCCCGTTGGCCCGCGTCAGCTTCCGCCACCCCTTCCGCTACAAGAAGCAGAACGAGCTCTTCGTCGCCGCTGAGGGCATCTACACCGGCCAGTTCATTTACTGCGGGAAGAAGGCCAACTTGGTGGTCGGAAATGTGTTGCCTCTCAGATCGATCCCGGAGGGAGCCGTCGTCTGCAACGTCGAGCACCATGTCGGCGACCGTGGAACCCTAGCTAGGGCTTCTGGTGATTACGCCGTTGTTATCAGCCACAACCCTGATAACGATACTTCCAG GATCAAACTTCCGTCTGGAGCCAAGAAGATTGTTCCAAGTGGGTGCCGTGCtatgattgggcaggttgcagGAGGAGGAAGAACAGAAAAGCCAATGCTCAAGGCTGGTAATGCTTACCACAAGTTCAGAGTGAAGAGGAACTGCTGGCCCAAGGTTCGTGGTGTGGCTATGAACCCAGTCGAGCATCCTCACGGAGGAGGTAACCATCAGCATATTGGACATGCTAGCACTGTCAGGCGTGACGCTCCTCCCGGGCAGAAGGTTGGTCTCATTGCCGCTAGGAGGACGGGTCGTCTCAGAGGACAAGCTGCTGCAAACATCTCTAAGGCAGATAAGTGA
- the LOC137729216 gene encoding protein CHUP1, chloroplastic-like — translation MREENPSETRARSIKFSDQNQVPKCSNAKGGSNSSRLRSASSWGSHIVKGLAGDKKTKAQPAVTGKKPPLTGSDSANQKIPLAPAQSRVKRSLIGDLACSVNANQVHPQMYPTHRRQSSRDLFIELDHLRNLLQDSKEREFQLQAELSECKRNPRVLELERQLEVKRSELDDLARKVELLEEEKTSLSEQLTSISERSEEVVLKGEEHETSVTAASGSVEMEVLELRRLNKELQLQKRNLACKLSSVTSQLASLAKASESDIVEKIKAEAYVLRHTNEDLCKQVEGLQMSRLNEVEELAYLRWVNSCLRNELQNSSSTTNSDKTLSPASIERSSKSDGALSSRSSKYLEYNGGKRLNLIKKLKNWPMADDDLPNLESSDEEARSPKRRHSISGSRFCAEDLVQTNKRRQSDGFMCIQEIEKHTEPVVSQEYDLDMLHGSQFFGNCHEINKLPSCLDVEKRALRIPNPPPRPSCSISSGTKVDGAAQVAPPPPPPPPPPPPKFAAKPSTTGVVQRAPQVVEFYHSLMKRDSRKDSSNGGVSDGPDVANVRSSMIGEIENRSSHLLAIKADVETQGEFVNSLIREVNNAVYQNIEDVVAFVKWLDDELCFLVDERAVLKHFDWPEKKADTLREAAFGYRDLKKLESEVSSYKDDIRLPCDIALKKMVSLSEKMERTVYNLLRTRESLMRNCKDFKIPTDWMLDNGILSKIKFGSVKLAKMYMTRVAMELQSKAAAEKDPAMDYMLLQGVRFAFRIHQFAGGFDADTMHAFEELRYLAHLLNKK, via the exons ATGAGAGAAGAGAACCCATCAGAAACCAGAGCAAGATCGATCAAATTTTCCGACCAAAACCAGGTTCCGAAGTGTTCGAATGCGAAGGGCGGCAGCAATTCTTCAAGATTGAGGTCTGCTTCCTCATGGGGTTCTCACATTGTCAAAGGGCTTGCAGGGGACAAGAAGACCAAGGCACAGCCTGCAGTCACCGGCAAGAAACCGCCGCTAACAGGGTCCGATTCGGCGAACCAGAAGATCCCTCTTGCACCAGCTCAGTCGCGCGTCAAGCGCTCGCTGATTGGCGATTTGGCGTGCTCTGTGAATGCCAATCAGGTTCATCCTCAGATGTATCCGACTCACCGGAGGCAGTCGTCCCGGGACTTGTTTATTGAGCTTGATCATTTGAGGAACTTGCTTCAGGATTCTAAGGAGAGGGAGTTTCAGTTGCAGGCTGAGTTATCGGAGTGTAAGCGAAACCCGAGGGTTTTGGAGCTTGAGAGGCAGCTTGAGGTGAAAAGGAGCGAGCTTGATGATTTGGCTCGAAAAGTTGAGTTGCTAGAAGAAGAGAAAACTAGTCTCTCAGAGCAACTGACATCGATTTCAGAGAGGAGTGAGGAAGTGGTATTGAAAGGAGAAGAACACGAAACCTCGGTCACAGCAGCATCAGGGAGTGTGGAAATGGAGGTTTTAGAGTTGAGGCGTCTGAACAAGGAGCTGCAGCTTCAGAAGAGAAATCTTGCTTGCAAACTTTCTTCTGTGACATCCCAGTTGGCTTCTCTGGCAAAGGCTTCTGAG AGTGACATCGTTGAGAAGATCAAGGCTGAGGCATATGTGCTAAGGCATACGAACGAAGATTTGTGCAAACAAGTTGAAGGTTTACAAATGAGTAGGTTGAATGAGGTTGAGGAGCTAGCCTACCTGAGGTGGGTGAATTCATGTTTACGAAATGAGTTGCAGAACTCatcctctaccacaaattctgATAAGACATTAAGCCCCGCTTCGATTGAGAGGAGTAGTAAATCTGATGGAGCACTGTCATCTAGAAGCAGCAAGTACTTAGAATACAATGGTGGAAAGAGATTGAATCTTATAAAGAAACTAAAGAACTGGCCTATGGCTGACGACGATTTGCCTAACTTAGAAAGCTCAGACGAGGAAGCAAGAAGTCCGAAAAGAAGACACTCAATAAGTGGATCAAGATTCTGTGCAGAAGACTTGGTGCAGACGAATAAGAGAAGGCAGTCTGATGGTTTTATGTGTATCCAAGAAATTGAGAAACATACAGAACCAGTAGTTTCTCAAGAATATGATTTGGATATGCTTCATGGATCACAGTTCTTCGGAAATTGTCACGAAATTAACAAACTTCCATCTTGCTTAGATGTTGAGAAAAGGGCCTTGAGAATTCCTAATCCCCCTCCAAGGCCTTCATGTTCCATATCTAGTGGAACCAAAGTGGATGGTGCTGCCCAAgttgcaccaccaccacctccaccacccCCACCACCTCCTCCCAAGTTTGCAGCGAAGCCTAGCACCACAGGAGTGGTACAAAGAGCCCCACAAGTCGTTGAGTTTTATCATTCACTGATGAAGAGAGATTCTAGGAAGGATTCTTCAAATGGTGGAGTTAGTGATGGCCCAGATGTTGCAAATGTTCGCAGTAGCATGATCGGAGAAATTGAGAACCGATCATCACACTTGCTTGCT ATAAAGGCAGATGTTGAGACTCAAGGGGAATTCGTGAATTCGTTGATAAGAGAAGTGAACAATGCAGTTTATCAAAACATTGAAGATGTTGTGGCCTTTGTGAAGTGGCTCGATGACGAACTTTGCTTTCTT GTTGATGAGAGGGCAGTCCTAAAGCACTTTGATTGGCCGGAAAAGAAAGCCGACACACTGCGAGAAGCAGCATTTGGCTATAGAGATCTCAAGAAACTGGAGTCTGAAGTGTCTTCTTACAAGGATGATATCAGACTGCCTTGTGATATTGCACTAAAGAAAATGGTTTCCTTGTCTGAGAA AATGGAGCGTACCGTTTATAACCTTTTGCGGACAAGAGAATCGTTGATGCGTAATTGCAAGGACTTCAAAATCCCCACAGATTGGAtgcttgacaatggaattttaAGCAAG ATTAAGTTTGGCTCAGTCAAGTTGGCAAAGATGTACATGACAAGGGTGGCTATGGAACTTCAGTCAAAGGCAGCAGCGGAGAAAGATCCTGCAATGGATTACATGCTGCTTCAGGGAGTGAGATTTGCATTCAGAATTCATCAG TTTGCAGGGGGGTTTGATGCAGACACAATGCACGCGTTCGAGGAACTTCGCTACCTTGCTCATCTTCTCAACAAAAAGTAA
- the LOC137727782 gene encoding protein G1-like1, whose product MSAAAAAAAAAAVSRSSSTNSNSFTNNYNHRPLFKPSPLTAVVPVLSRYESQKRRDWITFGQYLKNHRPPLNLSRCSGAHVLEFLRYLDQFGKTKVHADACPFYGHPNPPAPCPCPLRQAWGSLDALIGRLRAAFEENGGQPETNPFGARAVRLYLREVRDSQAKARGIAYEKKKRKKVGPSQQPEGQDDEEQQQGQHGTFGSDYGYGAAVTSSAAAARCSMMPLSVLI is encoded by the coding sequence ATgtcggcagcagcagcagccgccGCCGCTGCGGCAGTGAGTAGGTCTAGCTCCACCAACAGTAACTCTTTCACCAACAACTACAACCACCGACCGTTATTCAAGCCGTCACCGCTAACGGCCGTGGTGCCGGTGCTGAGCAGGTACGAGTCCCAGAAGCGGCGGGACTGGATCACGTTTGGGCAGTACCTCAAGAACCACCGCCCGCCGCTGAACCTGTCCCGTTGCAGCGGGGCCCACGTGCTGGAGTTCCTTAGGTATTTGGATCAGTTCGGGAAGACTAAGGTCCATGCGGACGCTTGCCCTTTCTACGGGCACCCTAACCCTCCTGCACCCTGTCCGTGCCCGCTGCGGCAGGCCTGGGGCAGCCTCGACGCACTCATTGGAAGGCTTCGGGCAGCGTTTGAGGAGAACGGCGGGCAGCCCGAGACCAACCCGTTTGGGGCACGAGCAGTGAGGCTGTACCTGAGGGAGGTCAGGGACAGCCAGGCCAAGGCCAGGGGAATTGCttatgagaagaagaagagaaagaaagtagGGCCATCACAACAGCCGGAAGGGCAAGATGATGAGGAGCAGCAGCAGGGGCAACATGGTACTTTTGGTTCAGATTATGGGTATGGTGCTGCTGTTACTtcatctgctgctgctgctaggTGCTCTATGATGCCTTTGTCCGTGCTAATCTGA
- the LOC137727783 gene encoding uncharacterized protein: MDSARSWLQKFQPRVKKKAAAENSKDEQQNSASDEAPSSVTKLKVEAAKQYIENHYKAQMKSLEDRKERRWMLERRLADADVSQEDQMNVLKYLEQKETEYMHLQRHKMGVDDFQLLTIIGRGAFGEVRICREKTTGHVYAMKKLKKSEMLRRGQVEHVKAERNLLAEVDSAYIVKLYCSFQDEEFLYLIMEYLPGGDMMTLLMRKDILTEDEARFYVGETVLAIESIHKHNYIHRDIKPDNLLLDSHGHMKLSDFGLCKPLGSNSFPDLSENDISVGRNSNSLSTSHKHSNLPTTPKRTQQEKLLHWQKNRRMLAYSTVGTPDYIAPEVLLKKGYGMECDWWSLGAIMYEMLVGFPPFYSEEPMSTCRKIVNWRTHLKFPEEAKLSPEAKDLICKLLCNVEQRLGTHGAHEIKAHPWFDGLQWDRLYQMEAAFIPEVNNELDTQNFEKFDELGAPVETSTKSGPWRKMLSSMDTNFVGYTYKNYEIVDEHHMPGIAELKKKNTKPKRPSVKSLFDTPDPSNPPIQETSPQRVPNQLGVSGGSQPSRQSTRPPLHQYKPPRR, from the exons ATGGATTCTGCGAGGAGTTGGCTTCAGAAGTTCCAGCCGAGGGTGAAGAAGAAGGCGGCGGCGGAGAATTCGAAAGACGAGCAGCAGAATTCTGCTTCCGATGAGGCGCCGTCGAGCGTGACCAAACTGAAGGTGGAGGCGGCCAAACAGTACATTGAGAACCACTACAAGGCGCAAATGAAGTCCTTGGAGGATAGGAAGGAGAG GCGGTGGATGCTCGAAAGGCGGCTGGCGGATGCGGATGTTTCGCAGGAGGATCAGATGAATGTGTTGAAGTATTTGGAGCAGAAGGAGACCGAGTATATGCACCTTCAGAGGCATAAAATGGGGGTTGATGACTTTCAGCTTTTGACTATTATCGGAAGGGGTGCATTCGGAGAG GTCAGAATTTGTAGAGAAAAAACTACTGGGCATGTATATGCCATGAAAAAGCTTAAGAAATCGGAGATGCTTCGGAGAGGCCAG GTGGAACATGTTAAAGCTGAAAGAAATCTTCTTGCTGAGGTTGATAGTGCTTACATCGTTAAGCTCTACTGCTCCTTTCAAGACGAAGAATTTTTGTATCTTATAATGGAGTATCTTCCCGGGGGTGATATGATGACATTACTAATGCGCAAAGATATCTTGACTGAAGACGAAGCCAGGTTTTATGTTGGAGAGACGGTCCTTGCCATTGAATCTATTCACAAGCACAACTACATCCACAG GGATATTAAGCCTGATAATTTACTGCTCGACAGTCACGGCCACATGAAGCTTTCAGATTTTGGGTTGTGTAAGCCTTTGGGCTCTAATAGCTTTCCAGATCTTAGTGAGAATGACATCTCGGTTGGAAGGAATTCAAATTCCCTTTCAACGAGTCATAAACATTCTAACCTTCCCACAACACCAAAACGGACCCAGCAGGAAAAGTTATTGCACTGGCAAAAGAACAGGCGAATGCTG GCTTATTCAACAGTTGGAACTCCAGATTACATTGCTCCGGAAGTATTGCTGAAGAAAGGATATGGAATGGAATGTGACTG GTGGTCTCTTGGTGCAATCATGTATGAGATGCTTGTAGGATTTCCACCTTTCTATTCCGAAGAACCAATGTCAACATGCAGAAAG ATTGTTAACTGGAGAACTCATCTGAAATTCCCAGAAGAAGCAAAGCTCTCTCCTGAAGCTAAGGATCTCATTTGCAAGCTCCTCTGCAATGTCGAGCAGAGGCTTGGGACGCATGGAGCTCATGAAATAAAA GCTCACCCATGGTTTGATGGGTTACAATGGGATAGATTATATCAGATGGAAGCGGCTTTCATACCAGAGGTTAACAATGAGTTAGATACTCAAAACTTTGAGAAGTTTGATGAG TTGGGGGCTCCAGTAGAGACTTCAACAAAATCTGGTCCGTGGAGAAAG ATGCTTTCTTCCATGGATACGAATTTCGTTGGCTATACCTACAAGAATTATGAAATTGTTGATGAGCATCATATGCCTGGCATTG CtgagttgaagaaaaagaataccAAGCCAAAGCGGCCATCTGTTAAATCATTATTTG ACACACCTGATCCTTCGAACCCCCCAATTCAGGAAACCTCTCCCCAACGTGTGCCCAACCAGTTGGGTGTCTCAGGAGGCTCTCAGCCTTCACGGCAATCTACTAGACCCCCACTACATCAATACAAACCACCACGAAGATAA